The following proteins come from a genomic window of Anopheles ziemanni chromosome 3, idAnoZiCoDA_A2_x.2, whole genome shotgun sequence:
- the LOC131288903 gene encoding NPC intracellular cholesterol transporter 2-like, which yields MVKSMLVALFLPALVYGVAVRPCPNGAPVPQEVRVVGCTVEPCIVQIGGVVDMDLDFIAPRASNTMRATLDIFLGDFRVPYDLPVAQQNACNFLEAGSCPVAQGEFINYHLSTPAVAPFAGITVDLQLQLSDDNGQPLICYRSSATIIAA from the exons ATGGTCAAATCGATGTTAGTTGCACTCTTTCTGCCGGCGCTGGTTTATGGAGTCGCTGTAAGACCAT GTCCTAACGGAGCTCCTGTGCCGCAGGAAGTGCGAGTAGTCGGATGCACCGTGGAACCCTGCATCGTACAGATCGGTGGCGTGGTCGATATGGACCTAGATTTCATTGCACCTCGGGCTTCTAATACCATGCGTGCCACACTGGACATTTTTCTCGGTGATTTCCGCGTACCATATGACCTTCCGGTGGCGCAGCAAAACGCGTGCAACTTCCTAGAAGCCGGTAGCTGCCCGGTGGCGCAGGGCGAGTTCATCAACTACCATCTTAGCACGCCAGCTGTGGCCCCGTTCGCCGGCATCACGGTCGATCTGCAGCTTCAGCTGAGTGACGATAATGGCCAGCCGTTGATTTGCTACCGGTCGTCGGCAACCATCATTGCCGCTTGA